The window ACGACGTCGGTGTGGAACAGACTGACGAGTGGGTCGTGGGTGAGCGACTACTACGTCTCCACCCCGTCGAGCACCGGCTTCTCCACGGCGGTGCCACGGTGCACGTATCCGGGCCAGGTGACCGCATCGGTGGCGCTGAACGCGCGGACCGGACCCGGAACGTCGTACTCCATCAAGGGCAACCCACTTCCTCGCGGCTCGCTGGCCTACGTCGTCTGCCAGGCGCCGGGTAGCAAGGTGGGGAACACGACCGTGTGGAACAAGCTCCGTGACGGCCGGTGGGTGAGCGACCACTATGTCTCCAACCGCTCGAACACCAGCTGGAGCGCACCCGTCCCGCGCTGCCCCTGAACCCCACCTCCACCCCGGGTGGGGTGTCGACAGAGCGGGGAGAAAACCAGTCGACTGTTGCTTGTGGGGCGGGCTATGGTCCCGGGATGATCTACGAGCACCCGCTGGCTTACTTGCTAGGACTCGAAGGCACCGCCCTGATGCGGGCGTTCGTCGGCGGACACGACCGGGAGTTCGTCGAGGCGCGTATCGCCGAGGTCCGGCGTTTGATCGACGACGAGAGGCTGGCCGACGCCGGCGTCGAGGTCGAGCGGGTCGACTCTGTCGAGGGTTACCGCTTGTGGTCCAGAACCTATGACGACGGACGCAACGCGGCGTTCGATCTCGAGGAGCCGATCGTGCGCGAGATCCTCGATCAGCTTCGGCCGGGTGTTGCGCTCGATGCCGCTTGCGGCACCGGCCGCTACGCGGAGTACCTGGTGAAAGGCGGTCACCAGGTGATCGGCGTCGACAGTTCGCCCGACATGCTGGCCAAGGCTCGCGAACGAGTTCCGGGTGCGCGGTTCCAGCTCGGCGACCTAGGAATGCTGCCGCTGGCCGACAACACCGTCGATGTCGTCGTGTGCGCGCTGGCACTCACCCACGTGGCCGATCTTGGTCCGGCGATGGCCGAGTTCGCCAGAGTCCTGCGACCGGGCGGGCATCTGATCACCTCCGACATGCACCGCGACTCGGTCTCCCGCGGGGCGATACCTCCGGTGATCGGGCCCAACGGTGAGCGCGGGCGGTTGTCGGCCTACCAGCATCTGGGCGGCGACTACCTGCGGGCCGCCTTGCCGGTGGGGTTGCAGGTACGACGCTGCGAGGAGCCGCGGCTGCCGGAGAGCGCTGAGCCAGAGCGAGACGCCGAGGGCGACGACGATCCCCTCGACGCGTCGAACGAGCTTCCGCCGTGGCACGAATGGCCGTGGGCGCTGGTGGGCCTGGTGCCCGAAGCGGCCAGAGCCGTCGGCACCGGAACACCGCGCACCATCATCTGGCACTTCGAACTGACCGGCGTCTGACGCGCATCCACCCGGAGCGGGGCGAACGCGTCACTGGGCGGGCTGCGGGGGAGCTGTGCTGGCGCGCTGGATCAGCCAGGTGGGCACCAGAGTCCGGCCGCCCTCCGGCACGTTGCCTTCCACCTGTTGCAAGACACGTTCGAGGCACCGATGTCCGAGAGCGGTGAAGTCTTGATGCACGGTGGTGAGCGGCGGAATGAACGTCGCGGCCTCCGGTATGTCGTCGAACCCGACGACGCTGATGTCAGCCGGCACCCGCTTGCCGCCCTCGTGCAGCGCGCGCAAGATGCCCAAGGCCATCTGATCGTTTGCCGCGAACACGGCCGTACACTCCGGCTGGCGCAGTAGCTCGAGTCCGGCCTGGTATCCGGATTCCGACGACCAATCGCCCATGATCACCTCCGGGACGGGCCGGCCCGCACCCTCGAGGGTGGCGCGCCATGCGTCCGTTCTGCTGCGCGCGGAGTAGGAGTCTTCCGGACCGGCGACGTGCCAGACCGTCCGATGCCCGAGTGAGAGCAGATGGCGTACCGCCTGCCACGTGCCGTTGACCTGGTCGGTGTCGACGACACTGTAGAGATCGTCGGCGTCGGAGTTGACGATGATGGTCGGCACCCCTGGCGGCAACGTGACAGTGGCCGCGTCGAGCAGGTGGACCTCCATGATGACGATCACCGCATCGACGGCGAGCTCGCCCAGCCGGGTGAACGCGCCGTGGACGCTGTCCTGTGTGGGAGCGTCGACCGGAATGAGAGTGACCGCGTAGCCTTCGGCGGCGGCTGACGCCGAGATCGCCTCCAGCGTGCGGACGTTGCCGGTGGAGGTGAGGTTGAACAAGATCACGCCGATGGTGCGGAACTGGCCGCTCTTCAGTGCGCGGGCCGCGCTGTTGGGTCGATAGCCGAGCTCGGCCATCGCCGCGCGCACGCGTTGGCGAGTCGCGTCGACGACGCCCGGATAGCCGTTGGACACCCGGGAGACGGTTTGCGGCGAGACGCCGGCCAGCCGCGCGACGTCGGCCATGGAAGCCCGCCGCCGACGGTCTTGCCCGTTTCCTGAAGTGGTCGGTTGAGCGGCATCCTCACCTGGTCTCGGGTTCAGCGCGTCTGTGCTCATCAACACCCTTCCGCCCGTAGCGCGAGTCTTGTGTTGCGGCCCGGGTGCAGACGTTACGCGCTTGTGTCTTGACGCCTCTCGACGACCGGTGCCAGTATCAGCCTAATCCATGGTTACGTAAACATCGACTCCTCACGGTCACAGATGGTTACGCAACCATTTCTCGGAGAGCGCCGAAACCGCGCGCTCATCCGCACCGCCTCGCAGGCAAGGAAGGGCTGATGGCAACAGCGTCCGCAATCGCGGAACCTCCGGGTACCACCACGCCCGGCCGGCGCCCGCCGAAGAAGCGCAGGTGGATCGGCTGGGGCTTCATGGGCCCCTTTATGGTGGTCTTCGCGCTCGTGTTCCTGGCGCCTATCGCCTACTCGATCTACCTGAGCCTGTTCCGCGAGCAGATGATCGGCGGCAACACCTTCGTCGGTCTGGAGAACTATCAGAACGCGTTCAGCGACAGTCAGTTCTGGTCCGCGCTCGGGCGGGTCTCGATCTTTCTCGCCGTCCAGGTTCCGATCATGCTCTTCATCGCCTTGCTGGTCGCGCTGGCTATCGACAGCGGGCGCCTTTACGGCAAGAGTTTCTTCCGGATCTCCATCTTCCTCCCGTACGCCGTACCCGCCGTGGTGGCCACCCTGATGTGGGGGTTCATGTACGGGACCCGGTTCGGGCTGGTCGGGAACATCAACGACGCCTTCGGCATCTCGTTGCCCAATCCACTCTCACCGGAGCTGATCCTGGCCTCGATCGCCAACATCGTCACGTGGGAGTTCGTCGGCTACAACATGCTGATCTTCTACGCGGCACTGAGGGTGATCGACCCGTCGCTCTACGAGGCGGCCGAGATCGACGGCGCCAGCCAGCGGCGGGTGATCACCGCCATCAAACTGCCGGCTATCCGTGGCGCCCTGGTCATCGCCACGATCTTCTCGATCATCGGCAGCTTCCAGCTCTTCAACGAGCCCAGCATCCTGCAAAATCTGGCGCCCAACGCGATCACCACGTACTTCACCCCGAACATGTACGCGTTCTCGCTGTCCTTCTCCGGCCAGCAGCACAACTACGCCGCCACGGTCGCCATCGTCATGGGACTGATCACCATGGTGATCGCCTACGCCGTACAACTGCGCGGCATGCGAAAGGCGGCCTGAGTCATGTCGACATCGACCACGCCCGGCGCGCGCAAGGGATCGGGCCGACCATTGATCACCCTGTCCTCGGCCCGCCGGCACCCGCGACGCCACCACACGGTGGAGCGGCCCCGCCGCAGCCCGTTGCTCACCGCATTGACCGGGCTGGTGCTGATCTACAGCCTGGTGCCGCTGCTCTGGCTGTTCATCAACTCCACGAAGACCCAGGAAGGACTCTTCGGTTCGTTCGGGCTCTGGTTCCACAGTGACTTCGCCCTATGGGACAACGTCGTCGACACGCTGACCTACAACGACGGGATCTTCGTTCGCTGGTTGCTGAATACCGTCCTGTATGTCGTACTCGGTGCGGGCGGGGCCACCTTCCTGGCAGTTCTGGGTGGCTATGCGCTGGCCCTGTTCAACTTTCCCGGCAAGCGGGCGGTGTTCGCCATCGTCATCGGCGCCGTGGCGGTGCCCGGCACAGCCCTCGCGGTGCCCACATTCCTGATGTTCAGCGAGATGGGCCTGACCAATACCCCGTGGGCGGTGATCATCCCGACCTTGATCTCCCCGTTCGGGCTGTACCTCATGTGGGTGTACTCGTCCGAGGCCATCCCGACCGAGCTGCTCGAAGCCGCCCGGGTGGACGGGGCAGGAGAGTTCAGTACCTTCTTCCGGGTCAGCCTGCCGCTGCTCGGCCCGGGCATCGTCACCGTCCTGCTCTTCACCATGGTTCAGAGCTGGAACAACTACTTCCTGCCCCTGATCATGCTGCGGGACTCGTCCTGGTACCCGCTGACCCTCGGCCTCAACGCGTGGAACTCCCAGGCTTCCACGGTGGGCGGTGAGGCGATCTTCAATCTGGTGATCACCGGCTCGTTGCTGACGATCGTGCCGCTGATCACCGCGTTCCTGTTGCTCCAGCGTTACTGGCGATCCGGTCTGACCGCCGGAAGCGTCAAATGAGCTTCGCCCGGCCGCTCCGCTCCGGCGCGCTCGCATGAAACGGACCATTCGTCGCCGAACCAACGAGAGGAAGACCATGAGTATGAAACGAGGCCACGCATCCAGCGCGCTCGCCCTGGCCGCAACCGCGGCCCTGACCCTGGCCGCGTGCGGCTCCGATGACGCCGGCTCCGACGACGCGGGCGCCAGTGACGCCGGAACCGGCGACGCGAACAATGCCGACGCTGTCGAGGCCGCCCTGGAAGAGGGCGGCAGCCTGACCATCTGGTCATGGGAGACCACCCTCGCCCAGGTCGTGGAGGACTTCGAGGCCGAATACCCGCAGGTCGACATCGACCTGATCAACGCTGGTAGCGGCAACGACCAGTACACGGCGCTGCAGAACGCGATCAGCGCGGGCTCCGGGATTCCGGACCTGGCCCACATCGAGTACTTCGCCCTGTCCCAGTTCGCCCTTGCCGACGCGCTGACTGACATTTCCCAGTTCGGTGCGGCCGAGTTCGACGGAACGTACACGCCCGGCCCGTGGAACGCGGTCAACCAGGACGGCGCGATCTATGGGCTGCCGATGGACTCGGGACCGATGGCGCTGTTCTATAACCAGACCGTCTTCGACGAGCACGGTATTGACGTGCCCACCACGTGGGACGAGTACGTCGAGGCCGCCCGCGACCTGCAGGCTGCTGACTCCGACGTCTACATCGCCAACGACACTGGTGAGGCCGGCTTCATCACCAGCCTGATCTGGCAAGCCGGCGGGCAGCCGTTCCAGGTGGAGGGCACTGAGGTGTCGATCGACTTCTCCGACGAGGGCTCTACCGTCGTCGCCGAGACCTGGCAGCAGCTCATCGACGAGGATCTTCTCGCACCGATCACCGGCTGGACCGATGAGTGGTATCAGGGCCTGGCCGATGGCACCATCGCCACCCTGGCCGCCGGCGCCTGGATGCCCGCCAACTTCGAGTCCGGCGTGCCGGGCGCAGCCGGGGACTGGCGTGCCGCGCCGTTGCCGCAGTGGGAGAACGGCGCGTCGTCGAGCGCCGAGAACGGCGGCAGCGCGCTGGCGATCATGGCGAACGGCGAGAACTCCAACGAAGCTCTCGCCTACGCCTTCCTCGAGTACGCCAACGCCGGCGACGGGGTGCAGACCAAGATCGATCAGGGGCTCTTCCCGGGTACATCGGAGCACCTGGCGGATGAGGAGTTCCTCAACGCCGAGTTCGAGTACTTCGACGGCCAGCAGGCGAACCAGGTCTTCGCGGAGTCGGCGGGTGCTGTCCCCGAAGGTTGGAGCTACCTGCCGTTCCAGGCATATGCGAACTCCATCTTCAACGACACGGTCGGGCAGGCCTACGTCTCCGGCACCACGCTGAGTGAGGGCCTGCAGGCGTGGCAGGACGCCCTGGTGACCTTCGGTAACGACCAAGGTTTCAGCGTCAACCAGTAACAACCACGCGCGGGCCATCGAGGCCCCGCTGAGGAGCAGGAATACATGACGATTCGCAATCCGCACCGCTGGCTGCGCTGGCCGGGAGGGGTGTCCGGGCCGCGCATGGGATACGGCGCGGACTACAACCCGGAGCAATGGCCTCGAGACGTCTGGGATGAGGACGTGCGCCTCATGCGTGAGGCCGGCGTCAACATCGTGTCGCTGGCGATCTTCTCTTGGGCGCGGATCCAACCCGAGGAGGATACCTGGGACTTCGCGTGGCTCGACGACGCGATGGACCTGCTGCACGCGAACGGCATCGCCGTCGACCTGGCCACGGCGACGGCATCCCCGCCGCCGTGGCTGACGGCGGCCCATCCCGAGATCCTGCCGGTGACGCAGAGCGGGGAGACCTTGTGGCCGGGTGCTCGCCAGCACTGGCGACCGACGTCGCCGGTGTTCCGGAAGTACGCTTTGCTCCTGGTGGAAGAGCTCGCCGGGCGCTACGCGGAGCACCCCGCGCTGACGGCCTGGCATGTGTCGAACGAGCTGGGCTGTCACAACGTGTACGACTACTCGGACGACGCGGCACAGGCCTTCCGGGTGTGGCTGCGCGACCGGTACGGCAGCCTCGACACGCTGAATCACGCCTGGGGGACCGCCTTCTGGTCGCAGCGATACTCGGCGTGGGACCAGGTGCTCCCGCCCCGGCTGGCGGCGTCGCACCCGAATCCGACCCAGCAGCTGGACTTCAAACGGTTCTCGTCCGATGCGCTGAAAGAGTACTTGCGGGCCGAGCGTGACATCCTCCGTCGGCTGACCCCCGATGTGCCGGTGACCACGAACTTCATGGTCATGGGCGGAACCAAGGGCATGGACTATGCGGATTGGGCGCGGGAGGTCGACTTCGTCTCCAACGATCACTACGTCATTCCGGGGCCGCAGAGCCGGGACGAGCTGTCCTTCTCGGCCAACCTCACCGGCAACATCGCGGGCGGGCAGCCGTGGTTCCTGATGGAGCATTCGACCAGTGCGGTCAACTGGCAACCGGTGAATCTGGTGAAGAAGCCGGGCGAGACGATCAGCGACTCGCTGACGCATGTCGCGCACGGCGCCGACGCGGTGTGCTTCTTCCAGTGGCGGCAGTCGGCCGCGGGCGCGGAGAAGTACCACTCCGCGATGGTTCCGCATGCCGGCGCCGACAGCGACGTGTTCCGGTCGGTCGTCCAGCTCGGCGATGTCCTGGACCAGCTCGCTCCGGTGGTGGGTTCGGTCCGCAAGCCGGCCCGGGCGGCGATCATGTTCGACTGGGATTCGTGGTGGGCCAGCGAGCAAGACTCGCACCCGACCTCACACCTGCGCTATCACCCGGAGGCGCTGAACTGGTATTCGGCCTTCCGGGAGCTGGGCGTGCGTGTCGACGTGGTGCCCGCCGGCGCCGAGCTGGCGGCCTACGACCTGGTGGTCGCGCCGATCCTGTACGTCGTGCCTCAGCAGTTGGCCAAGGAACTGGCCGCCTACGTGGACTCCGGCGGGCATCTGGTGACGACGTACTTCTCCGGGATCGTCGACGAGAACGACCACGCCTGGCTCGGAGGGTACCCCGGGGCGCTGCGGGATGTCCTGGGTATCCGGGTGGAGGAGTTCGCGCCGTTGCTGCCTGACGAGACCGTCGAGCTGGACAACGGCACGACGGGTTCGCTCTGGACGGACAAGATGGACGTGACCGACGCGTCGGTTCAGGTGCTCGCCAGCTACGCCTCCGGTGACCACGCCGGGCGTCCGGCGATCACGAGAAGGACCGCGGGCGAGGGGTCGGCCACTTACGTCTCCACCCGGCTCGGCGCCGACGGCCTGCGGCCCGTACTCGACGCGGCATTGGGCGCGGCTGGAATCAGTGGCGACCTCGCGGACAATGCCGGGGGAGCGGTGGAACTCGTCATCCGGACCACAGAGACGGATGAGTTCTGGTTCCTGATCAACCGCGCCGCCCATCGGGTGGAGCTGTCCGGCCTAGCCGGAGAGCCGGTGATCGGTCCGGAGATCGCCGCGGACGGCAGCATGGCCCTCGAAGCCCGCGGCGTCGCCGTCGTTCGTCGTCCGGTCGAATAGTTCCGACCACGGTGCGGCGCGTATCCGGCCCGGCCTTAACGCTGGACCACGCGCATCTCGTCCAGGAGCTCGCCGTACCCGGCGTCCCGGAGAGCCTTTCTGTAGGGCGGAACGGTGATCGCAACCATCGTTCCGCCCTGCGCCGGAAACACGTACGCCCCGGTGCTCTTCGCGGGAAGATAGATGAGCTCGCCAGGACCGGCGGTTACCGAGCCCGTCTCGGTGCGGACGGTGAACGAGCCCTCGATCACCACCAGAACCTCGTCGTAGGGAAGCGGCGGGAACTCGGCGTCCTCGTGGGCATCCCACCTCTCGAACGTCAGGCCCAGGGCCGATCCGTGGGTCTCGTCCACCACCTCACCGAAGTAGACGGCGTCGTCATCGCCGACGGTCCACGTCCGCACGTCCGCGACGCCGCGTCCGAGCAGGCGGCCCCGTGGATCCGGCGTGATGGACCGTGCGGAGGCGCCGTGTTCTTGCCACGCCCGGTCTTGTGGCGGATGGGTCACGGAGATCAGCTCGACGTCGTCCTTCGCCTCGTAGACGGCCGCGGTTCCTCTGGGGAGGAAGATGACCTCGCCGGCTTGCGCGCTCGCCTGCTCCTGCGCGGTGCGTACGTCGAGTGTCCCCTCGAGGACGACATAGACCTCGTCGTAGGGAATGGGGCTCTCGCGTTCGTCGATGACCGTGCCGGCGCCGAAGCGGGCATACATCACGCCGAGCTGGTGGTCACCGTCGCCGTCTACCACCGGTCCAGCGGACACATTGTGTCCGTCGAGCTGGAGCCAGCTGGGTGCGTCGTCGATCGTCAGAACGCGCACACGCGTCGATGCCATGGTTTGATTCCTCCTCGTGCGGTACGTCTCGCTGTTGAACAGCGATGTCGCCCACGCTAGGACCTTAACTAAACTTGATGTCAAGGCATGGTCGGACGGACGTCGTGCTGGACGTGTTGCCCGGCGGCGCCGGTTCTGTGAAGGGCGGGAAATCCGGTCTAGAGTGACGTGTCGGGAGAGCGAGAAGGAGACACCGCGATATGAACGGCACGGTGGCAGCGGTCTGCCGGAATGGTGAGCACGAGTTCAGCAAGCCGCAGCACGAGAGCATCACACTTCTCGCCGGCCTTGGCGTGGAGGGCGATGCGCACCTGGGTGTCACGGTGAAACACCGATCCCGCGTCGCCCGTGACCCAAGCCAGCCGAACCTTCGGCAAGTTCACCTGATCCACCATGAGCTGTTCGATGAGCTTGCTGCCACGGGTCACACCGTCCAGCCGGGCGAACTCGGGGAGAACATCACAACCAGCGGCATCGATCTGCTCGGCCTCCCCAGGGGCACGCTGCTGCACATCGGCGACCACGCGGTCGTCGAGGTCACCGGACTGCGCAATCCGTGCACCCAGATCGACGACTTTCAGCCGGGGTTGCTCAAGCAGGTGGCCCATCGGGACAACGAGGGCACCATCATCCGCAAGGCCGGGATCATGGGGATCGTCGCGACGGGAGGCGCGATACGCCCCGGCGACCAGGTCCGGGCAGCACTACCTGAACCGCCACACCAGCCGCTCGAACGCGTTTAGGTAGGCCCGGGAGTCGACAACCCGCGGGCCCGGCTATCGAGTGTCGGCGGCGTACGCGTCCAGCGATCCGGTTGTCAGGCGTTGTCGGGCAGAGTACCGACGTCGACGAGTTGCTGGGCCACCCGGTGGAGCTTGATGTTGTGCTGGGAGGAGATTCGGCGGAGGACGTCCCATGCCTGGTCAGTGGTGAGGCCGAAGCGTTCGCGGAGAATGCCGGTCGCCTCGCCGATCATGCGGCGGGTATCCAGTGCTCGGTGCAGTTGTTCCTCCTCGATGGTCCCCGCCAGCGCCACTGCTGCGTGGGCGGCCAATGCGAGCCCGTCGAGGAGGTCCTCGTGACTGAAGGCGTCGATCTTGGTGGCGTAGAGGTTGAGCGCGCCCAGGTTCTCGCCGCTCGTGAAGAGTCGGAAGCTCATCGAGGAGTGGATGTCGAGCTCGGCGGCGATGCGGGGCCCCCAGTTCGGCCAGCGCGGGTCGGCGGCCAGGTTGGTGACGGACAACACGTCGGTCTGGTTCAGAGCATCGAGGCAGGGGCCTTCGTTCAGCTCGAACTGCAACTCGTCGATCTGCCGGAGTGTTTTGTGGCTGGCGGCGTGGGTGTCGATTCCGCTCCGGTGGACGAGGGAGACTCCGGCCAGGTCGCAGTTCTCGATGATGTCGGTGGCCATCAGAACAGCCCGCTCCAATGTGAGCTGCGTGCCCGGCTCGTCCGCCATGGCGCGCGCTGCCTCGGCCAAGAGTCGGTTGAACTGATAACGGTTCATCACCTCGGTGAGCCTCCTCCATAGCCCTCAACATGCTGGCGATTCCCGACGATTCACTCCGGAAACGCGGGACGACCATGTCGTACGTCACCCTATATTTGTTGATCCCGTCTGTT is drawn from Phytoactinopolyspora mesophila and contains these coding sequences:
- a CDS encoding GAF and ANTAR domain-containing protein, encoding MNRYQFNRLLAEAARAMADEPGTQLTLERAVLMATDIIENCDLAGVSLVHRSGIDTHAASHKTLRQIDELQFELNEGPCLDALNQTDVLSVTNLAADPRWPNWGPRIAAELDIHSSMSFRLFTSGENLGALNLYATKIDAFSHEDLLDGLALAAHAAVALAGTIEEEQLHRALDTRRMIGEATGILRERFGLTTDQAWDVLRRISSQHNIKLHRVAQQLVDVGTLPDNA
- a CDS encoding carbohydrate ABC transporter permease, whose amino-acid sequence is MATASAIAEPPGTTTPGRRPPKKRRWIGWGFMGPFMVVFALVFLAPIAYSIYLSLFREQMIGGNTFVGLENYQNAFSDSQFWSALGRVSIFLAVQVPIMLFIALLVALAIDSGRLYGKSFFRISIFLPYAVPAVVATLMWGFMYGTRFGLVGNINDAFGISLPNPLSPELILASIANIVTWEFVGYNMLIFYAALRVIDPSLYEAAEIDGASQRRVITAIKLPAIRGALVIATIFSIIGSFQLFNEPSILQNLAPNAITTYFTPNMYAFSLSFSGQQHNYAATVAIVMGLITMVIAYAVQLRGMRKAA
- a CDS encoding carbohydrate ABC transporter permease; translation: MSTSTTPGARKGSGRPLITLSSARRHPRRHHTVERPRRSPLLTALTGLVLIYSLVPLLWLFINSTKTQEGLFGSFGLWFHSDFALWDNVVDTLTYNDGIFVRWLLNTVLYVVLGAGGATFLAVLGGYALALFNFPGKRAVFAIVIGAVAVPGTALAVPTFLMFSEMGLTNTPWAVIIPTLISPFGLYLMWVYSSEAIPTELLEAARVDGAGEFSTFFRVSLPLLGPGIVTVLLFTMVQSWNNYFLPLIMLRDSSWYPLTLGLNAWNSQASTVGGEAIFNLVITGSLLTIVPLITAFLLLQRYWRSGLTAGSVK
- a CDS encoding LacI family DNA-binding transcriptional regulator, which produces MADVARLAGVSPQTVSRVSNGYPGVVDATRQRVRAAMAELGYRPNSAARALKSGQFRTIGVILFNLTSTGNVRTLEAISASAAAEGYAVTLIPVDAPTQDSVHGAFTRLGELAVDAVIVIMEVHLLDAATVTLPPGVPTIIVNSDADDLYSVVDTDQVNGTWQAVRHLLSLGHRTVWHVAGPEDSYSARSRTDAWRATLEGAGRPVPEVIMGDWSSESGYQAGLELLRQPECTAVFAANDQMALGILRALHEGGKRVPADISVVGFDDIPEAATFIPPLTTVHQDFTALGHRCLERVLQQVEGNVPEGGRTLVPTWLIQRASTAPPQPAQ
- a CDS encoding class I SAM-dependent methyltransferase, with amino-acid sequence MIYEHPLAYLLGLEGTALMRAFVGGHDREFVEARIAEVRRLIDDERLADAGVEVERVDSVEGYRLWSRTYDDGRNAAFDLEEPIVREILDQLRPGVALDAACGTGRYAEYLVKGGHQVIGVDSSPDMLAKARERVPGARFQLGDLGMLPLADNTVDVVVCALALTHVADLGPAMAEFARVLRPGGHLITSDMHRDSVSRGAIPPVIGPNGERGRLSAYQHLGGDYLRAALPVGLQVRRCEEPRLPESAEPERDAEGDDDPLDASNELPPWHEWPWALVGLVPEAARAVGTGTPRTIIWHFELTGV
- a CDS encoding ABC transporter substrate-binding protein → MSMKRGHASSALALAATAALTLAACGSDDAGSDDAGASDAGTGDANNADAVEAALEEGGSLTIWSWETTLAQVVEDFEAEYPQVDIDLINAGSGNDQYTALQNAISAGSGIPDLAHIEYFALSQFALADALTDISQFGAAEFDGTYTPGPWNAVNQDGAIYGLPMDSGPMALFYNQTVFDEHGIDVPTTWDEYVEAARDLQAADSDVYIANDTGEAGFITSLIWQAGGQPFQVEGTEVSIDFSDEGSTVVAETWQQLIDEDLLAPITGWTDEWYQGLADGTIATLAAGAWMPANFESGVPGAAGDWRAAPLPQWENGASSSAENGGSALAIMANGENSNEALAYAFLEYANAGDGVQTKIDQGLFPGTSEHLADEEFLNAEFEYFDGQQANQVFAESAGAVPEGWSYLPFQAYANSIFNDTVGQAYVSGTTLSEGLQAWQDALVTFGNDQGFSVNQ
- a CDS encoding beta-galactosidase — protein: MTIRNPHRWLRWPGGVSGPRMGYGADYNPEQWPRDVWDEDVRLMREAGVNIVSLAIFSWARIQPEEDTWDFAWLDDAMDLLHANGIAVDLATATASPPPWLTAAHPEILPVTQSGETLWPGARQHWRPTSPVFRKYALLLVEELAGRYAEHPALTAWHVSNELGCHNVYDYSDDAAQAFRVWLRDRYGSLDTLNHAWGTAFWSQRYSAWDQVLPPRLAASHPNPTQQLDFKRFSSDALKEYLRAERDILRRLTPDVPVTTNFMVMGGTKGMDYADWAREVDFVSNDHYVIPGPQSRDELSFSANLTGNIAGGQPWFLMEHSTSAVNWQPVNLVKKPGETISDSLTHVAHGADAVCFFQWRQSAAGAEKYHSAMVPHAGADSDVFRSVVQLGDVLDQLAPVVGSVRKPARAAIMFDWDSWWASEQDSHPTSHLRYHPEALNWYSAFRELGVRVDVVPAGAELAAYDLVVAPILYVVPQQLAKELAAYVDSGGHLVTTYFSGIVDENDHAWLGGYPGALRDVLGIRVEEFAPLLPDETVELDNGTTGSLWTDKMDVTDASVQVLASYASGDHAGRPAITRRTAGEGSATYVSTRLGADGLRPVLDAALGAAGISGDLADNAGGAVELVIRTTETDEFWFLINRAAHRVELSGLAGEPVIGPEIAADGSMALEARGVAVVRRPVE
- a CDS encoding MOSC domain-containing protein, with protein sequence MNGTVAAVCRNGEHEFSKPQHESITLLAGLGVEGDAHLGVTVKHRSRVARDPSQPNLRQVHLIHHELFDELAATGHTVQPGELGENITTSGIDLLGLPRGTLLHIGDHAVVEVTGLRNPCTQIDDFQPGLLKQVAHRDNEGTIIRKAGIMGIVATGGAIRPGDQVRAALPEPPHQPLERV